One Vicia villosa cultivar HV-30 ecotype Madison, WI unplaced genomic scaffold, Vvil1.0 ctg.000165F_1_1_3, whole genome shotgun sequence genomic region harbors:
- the LOC131624878 gene encoding rop guanine nucleotide exchange factor 7-like isoform X3, which produces MEGVNVIEKIEVNVTNESNKECEYGSNDVIMESPVPEVSASDSTNSHESEVEEKKDFGCEDFEKQVLVLPGILNPTSILGLEVEMMKERFAKLLLGEDMSGCGNGVPTALAISNAITNLCATIFGQLWRLEPLSVEKKAMWQREMEWLLCVSDHIVEFKPSWQTFPDGSKFEVMTCRPRSDLYINLPALRKLDNMLLEILDGFVDTEFRYIDQGVMASDEDGLSSFHRSVQRQEEKWWLPVPQIPPCGLHENSRKQLQNKRDCANQISKAAMAINNSTLDEMQVPHTYLDALPKTARTGLGDVIYRYITSDNFSPESLLASLEISSEYEAIKIANRVEASIHIWRKKNNLKPANRATRSSSRSSWEMFKDLIVEGDKSEMLIERGESLLLSLKQHFPFLPQTSLDVSKIQCNKDVGKSILESYSRVLESLASNIVARIDDVLYVDDLTKHSDEFSSLSKVGVIPRKSISVPYKVVTNILSMGRKEDYGCPIDTKLVPKLNTFDEVAATETDKEPSDCIEDFKLDVMDKAWIE; this is translated from the exons ATGGAGGGTGTGAATGTCATTGAGAAGATTGAAGTTAATGTTACTAATGAAAGTAACAAAGAATGTGAATATGGTAGTAATGATGTGATAATGGAATCGCCCGTTCCGGAAGTTTCCGCATCTGATAGTACTAATTCACATGAAAGTGAAGTTGAAGAGAAAAAAGATTTTGGTTGTGAGGATTTCGAGAAACAAGTTTTGGTATTACCAGGTATTTTAAATCCAACGAGTATTTTAG GACTAGAGGTTGAGATGATGAAGGAAAGGTTTGCGAAATTGTTGCTCGGAGAAGATATGTCGGGTTGTGGAAATGGAGTTCCTACAGCATTGGCTATATCAAATGCCATAACTAATTTATGTG CTACTATTTTTGGCCAACTTTGGAGATTGGAACCATTGTCAGTAGAGAAGAAAGCAATGTGGCAAAGAGAGATGGAATGGCTTCTTTGTGTCAGTGATCATATTGTTGAATTTAAGCCTAGTTGGCAAACATTTCCAGATGGAAGCAAGTTTGAG GTCATGACTTGTAGACCGCGCTCAGATCTTTACATCAATCTCCCAGCTTTGCGAAAACTCGACAACATGCTTCTC GAAATACTAGACGGTTTTGTCGATACAGAGTTCAGGTATATCGATCAAGGTGTCATGGCCTCAGACGAAGACGGTTTATCATCTTTTCACCGGTCGGTTCagagacaagaagagaaatggTGGCTTCCTGTACCTCAAATCCCTCCTTGTGGCCTCCATGAAAATTCAAGAAAGCAGTTGCAGAATAAGCGCGATTGCGCAAACCAAATATCGAAAGCTGCAATGGCTATTAACAACAGCACTTTGGATGAAATGCAGGTTCCTCATACCTACTTAGATGCTCTTCCAAAG ACTGCGAGAACCGGTTTGGGAGATGTTATTTATCGCTATATTACATCGGATAATTTTTCACCTGAAAGTTTGTTAGCTTCTCTTGAAATATCTTCCGAGTATGAAGCCATAAAGATTGCAAATAGAGTCGAAGCATCGATCCATATTTGGCGTAAAAAGAACAATTTAAAGCCCGCGAATCGCGCTACGAGATCAAGTTCAAGATCATCCTGGGAAATGTTCAAGGATTTGATTGTTGAAGGAGACAAAAGTGAAATGCTTATAGAGAGAGGAGAAAGCCTTCTACTATCCTTGAAACAACATTTTCCTTTTCTCCCTCAAACATCCTTAGATGTCAGCAAAATCCAATGCAACAAG GATGTTGGAAAATCCATTCTAGAGAGTTATTCGCGAGTACTAGAGAGTCTGGCGTCAAATATTGTTGCGCGAATTGATGATGTTCTCTACGTAGACGACTTAACGAAACATTCTGATGAATTCTCGTCTCTATCAAAAGTCGGTGTAATTCCTCGCAAGAGTATTTCAGTTCCATATAAGGTTGTGACAAATATTCTTAGCATGGGGAGAAAAGAGGACTATGGTTGTCCAATTGATACAAAGTTGGTTCCAAAACTAAATACATTTGATGAAGTGGCAGCAACTGAAACAGATAAAGAACCAAGTGATTGCATAGAAGATTTTAAGCTTGATGTAATGGATAAGGCATGGAttgaatga
- the LOC131624878 gene encoding rop guanine nucleotide exchange factor 7-like isoform X1 translates to MEGVNVIEKIEVNVTNESNKECEYGSNDVIMESPVPEVSASDSTNSHESEVEEKKDFGCEDFEKQVLVLPGILNPTSILGLEVEMMKERFAKLLLGEDMSGCGNGVPTALAISNAITNLCATIFGQLWRLEPLSVEKKAMWQREMEWLLCVSDHIVEFKPSWQTFPDGSKFEVMTCRPRSDLYINLPALRKLDNMLLVRLFYIFCTLIQFSEAKLSKHFLIMQEILDGFVDTEFRYIDQGVMASDEDGLSSFHRSVQRQEEKWWLPVPQIPPCGLHENSRKQLQNKRDCANQISKAAMAINNSTLDEMQVPHTYLDALPKTARTGLGDVIYRYITSDNFSPESLLASLEISSEYEAIKIANRVEASIHIWRKKNNLKPANRATRSSSRSSWEMFKDLIVEGDKSEMLIERGESLLLSLKQHFPFLPQTSLDVSKIQCNKDVGKSILESYSRVLESLASNIVARIDDVLYVDDLTKHSDEFSSLSKVGVIPRKSISVPYKVVTNILSMGRKEDYGCPIDTKLVPKLNTFDEVAATETDKEPSDCIEDFKLDVMDKAWIE, encoded by the exons ATGGAGGGTGTGAATGTCATTGAGAAGATTGAAGTTAATGTTACTAATGAAAGTAACAAAGAATGTGAATATGGTAGTAATGATGTGATAATGGAATCGCCCGTTCCGGAAGTTTCCGCATCTGATAGTACTAATTCACATGAAAGTGAAGTTGAAGAGAAAAAAGATTTTGGTTGTGAGGATTTCGAGAAACAAGTTTTGGTATTACCAGGTATTTTAAATCCAACGAGTATTTTAG GACTAGAGGTTGAGATGATGAAGGAAAGGTTTGCGAAATTGTTGCTCGGAGAAGATATGTCGGGTTGTGGAAATGGAGTTCCTACAGCATTGGCTATATCAAATGCCATAACTAATTTATGTG CTACTATTTTTGGCCAACTTTGGAGATTGGAACCATTGTCAGTAGAGAAGAAAGCAATGTGGCAAAGAGAGATGGAATGGCTTCTTTGTGTCAGTGATCATATTGTTGAATTTAAGCCTAGTTGGCAAACATTTCCAGATGGAAGCAAGTTTGAG GTCATGACTTGTAGACCGCGCTCAGATCTTTACATCAATCTCCCAGCTTTGCGAAAACTCGACAACATGCTTCTCGTAAGACTCTTCTACATTTTCTGCACATTAATTCAGTTTTCAGAAGCAAAACTTTCTAAGCATTTTCTCATTATGCAGGAAATACTAGACGGTTTTGTCGATACAGAGTTCAGGTATATCGATCAAGGTGTCATGGCCTCAGACGAAGACGGTTTATCATCTTTTCACCGGTCGGTTCagagacaagaagagaaatggTGGCTTCCTGTACCTCAAATCCCTCCTTGTGGCCTCCATGAAAATTCAAGAAAGCAGTTGCAGAATAAGCGCGATTGCGCAAACCAAATATCGAAAGCTGCAATGGCTATTAACAACAGCACTTTGGATGAAATGCAGGTTCCTCATACCTACTTAGATGCTCTTCCAAAG ACTGCGAGAACCGGTTTGGGAGATGTTATTTATCGCTATATTACATCGGATAATTTTTCACCTGAAAGTTTGTTAGCTTCTCTTGAAATATCTTCCGAGTATGAAGCCATAAAGATTGCAAATAGAGTCGAAGCATCGATCCATATTTGGCGTAAAAAGAACAATTTAAAGCCCGCGAATCGCGCTACGAGATCAAGTTCAAGATCATCCTGGGAAATGTTCAAGGATTTGATTGTTGAAGGAGACAAAAGTGAAATGCTTATAGAGAGAGGAGAAAGCCTTCTACTATCCTTGAAACAACATTTTCCTTTTCTCCCTCAAACATCCTTAGATGTCAGCAAAATCCAATGCAACAAG GATGTTGGAAAATCCATTCTAGAGAGTTATTCGCGAGTACTAGAGAGTCTGGCGTCAAATATTGTTGCGCGAATTGATGATGTTCTCTACGTAGACGACTTAACGAAACATTCTGATGAATTCTCGTCTCTATCAAAAGTCGGTGTAATTCCTCGCAAGAGTATTTCAGTTCCATATAAGGTTGTGACAAATATTCTTAGCATGGGGAGAAAAGAGGACTATGGTTGTCCAATTGATACAAAGTTGGTTCCAAAACTAAATACATTTGATGAAGTGGCAGCAACTGAAACAGATAAAGAACCAAGTGATTGCATAGAAGATTTTAAGCTTGATGTAATGGATAAGGCATGGAttgaatga
- the LOC131624880 gene encoding probable glutathione S-transferase, whose product MGSTNQEVRLLGKWASPFSNRIDLALKLKGVPYEYSEENLPIKSEDLLKYNPVYKKVPVLVHNGNPIAESLVILEYIDETWTNNSLLSQDPYERGLARFWAKTLDDKILPAIWNACRGAEKGSEKSVEEAFEALKLLEDEIKDKKFFGGETIGLVDIAASFIGYWVDILQEIAGLKLLTIEKFPKVFKWSQEFINHPVIKEGLPPRDELFAFFNASAPK is encoded by the exons ATGGGTTCTACAAATCAAGAAGTGAGGCTATTAGGAAAATGGGCTAGTCCATTTAGCAACCGAATAGATCTTGCTTTGAAACTCAAAGGTGTTCCATACGAATACTCTGAGGAAAATCTACCTATTAAAAGTGAAGATCTTCTCAAGTACAACCCTGTTTATAAGAAGGTGCCTGTTCTTGTTCACAATGGAAATCCAATTGCTGAGTCACTTGTCATTCTTGAATATATTGATGAGACATGGACAAATAATTCACTTTTGTCTCAAGATCCTTATGAGAGAGGTTTGGCTCGGTTTTGGGCTAAGACTCTAGATGACAAG ATCTTGCCTGCGATATGGAATGCATGCCGGGGTGCTGAAAAGGGAAGTGAAAAATCTGTGGAAGAAGCCTTCGAAGCTCTAAAGCTACTAGAAGATGAAATCAAAGACAAGAAATTCTTTGGTGGAGAAACCATAGGACTTGTTGATATTGCCGCAAGTTTCATTGGTTATTGGGTTGATATATTACAAGAAATTGCTGGATTAAAGTTACTTACTATTGAGAAATTTCCAAAGGTATTTAAATGGAGTCAAGAATTTATCAATCACCCTGTTATCAAAGAAGGATTGCCTCCAAGAGATGAACTATTTGCTTTTTTCAATGCTTCAGCTCCAAAATAG
- the LOC131624878 gene encoding rop guanine nucleotide exchange factor 7-like isoform X2: MEGVNVIEKIEVNVTNESNKECEYGSNDVIMESPVPEVSASDSTNSHESEVEEKKDFGCEDFEKQVLVLPGLEVEMMKERFAKLLLGEDMSGCGNGVPTALAISNAITNLCATIFGQLWRLEPLSVEKKAMWQREMEWLLCVSDHIVEFKPSWQTFPDGSKFEVMTCRPRSDLYINLPALRKLDNMLLVRLFYIFCTLIQFSEAKLSKHFLIMQEILDGFVDTEFRYIDQGVMASDEDGLSSFHRSVQRQEEKWWLPVPQIPPCGLHENSRKQLQNKRDCANQISKAAMAINNSTLDEMQVPHTYLDALPKTARTGLGDVIYRYITSDNFSPESLLASLEISSEYEAIKIANRVEASIHIWRKKNNLKPANRATRSSSRSSWEMFKDLIVEGDKSEMLIERGESLLLSLKQHFPFLPQTSLDVSKIQCNKDVGKSILESYSRVLESLASNIVARIDDVLYVDDLTKHSDEFSSLSKVGVIPRKSISVPYKVVTNILSMGRKEDYGCPIDTKLVPKLNTFDEVAATETDKEPSDCIEDFKLDVMDKAWIE; this comes from the exons ATGGAGGGTGTGAATGTCATTGAGAAGATTGAAGTTAATGTTACTAATGAAAGTAACAAAGAATGTGAATATGGTAGTAATGATGTGATAATGGAATCGCCCGTTCCGGAAGTTTCCGCATCTGATAGTACTAATTCACATGAAAGTGAAGTTGAAGAGAAAAAAGATTTTGGTTGTGAGGATTTCGAGAAACAAGTTTTGGTATTACCAG GACTAGAGGTTGAGATGATGAAGGAAAGGTTTGCGAAATTGTTGCTCGGAGAAGATATGTCGGGTTGTGGAAATGGAGTTCCTACAGCATTGGCTATATCAAATGCCATAACTAATTTATGTG CTACTATTTTTGGCCAACTTTGGAGATTGGAACCATTGTCAGTAGAGAAGAAAGCAATGTGGCAAAGAGAGATGGAATGGCTTCTTTGTGTCAGTGATCATATTGTTGAATTTAAGCCTAGTTGGCAAACATTTCCAGATGGAAGCAAGTTTGAG GTCATGACTTGTAGACCGCGCTCAGATCTTTACATCAATCTCCCAGCTTTGCGAAAACTCGACAACATGCTTCTCGTAAGACTCTTCTACATTTTCTGCACATTAATTCAGTTTTCAGAAGCAAAACTTTCTAAGCATTTTCTCATTATGCAGGAAATACTAGACGGTTTTGTCGATACAGAGTTCAGGTATATCGATCAAGGTGTCATGGCCTCAGACGAAGACGGTTTATCATCTTTTCACCGGTCGGTTCagagacaagaagagaaatggTGGCTTCCTGTACCTCAAATCCCTCCTTGTGGCCTCCATGAAAATTCAAGAAAGCAGTTGCAGAATAAGCGCGATTGCGCAAACCAAATATCGAAAGCTGCAATGGCTATTAACAACAGCACTTTGGATGAAATGCAGGTTCCTCATACCTACTTAGATGCTCTTCCAAAG ACTGCGAGAACCGGTTTGGGAGATGTTATTTATCGCTATATTACATCGGATAATTTTTCACCTGAAAGTTTGTTAGCTTCTCTTGAAATATCTTCCGAGTATGAAGCCATAAAGATTGCAAATAGAGTCGAAGCATCGATCCATATTTGGCGTAAAAAGAACAATTTAAAGCCCGCGAATCGCGCTACGAGATCAAGTTCAAGATCATCCTGGGAAATGTTCAAGGATTTGATTGTTGAAGGAGACAAAAGTGAAATGCTTATAGAGAGAGGAGAAAGCCTTCTACTATCCTTGAAACAACATTTTCCTTTTCTCCCTCAAACATCCTTAGATGTCAGCAAAATCCAATGCAACAAG GATGTTGGAAAATCCATTCTAGAGAGTTATTCGCGAGTACTAGAGAGTCTGGCGTCAAATATTGTTGCGCGAATTGATGATGTTCTCTACGTAGACGACTTAACGAAACATTCTGATGAATTCTCGTCTCTATCAAAAGTCGGTGTAATTCCTCGCAAGAGTATTTCAGTTCCATATAAGGTTGTGACAAATATTCTTAGCATGGGGAGAAAAGAGGACTATGGTTGTCCAATTGATACAAAGTTGGTTCCAAAACTAAATACATTTGATGAAGTGGCAGCAACTGAAACAGATAAAGAACCAAGTGATTGCATAGAAGATTTTAAGCTTGATGTAATGGATAAGGCATGGAttgaatga